CGTCAATTACCAGGTTGAGAAAGCTGATCTGAAAGCGTTTCCACATTTCGATATTCTAAGAATTCATTTGACCTTGTTTTGTTAACGTACGGAGAGATTACGGGAAAGTCAACTCTCGACAGTATATAAAGAAAAAACCCCTCATTAAGAGGGGTTAATCTGGTGTGTGCCCGATAGGATTCGAACCTATGGCCAACGGCTTAAAAGGACCTTGCTATACTGAGGAGGATACTACTCTTGTGTCCCCCAAAAAGGAAAACTAATTTCGGAAACTTCTGATTCATGTTCGATATCATTCATAGCTATTCACTGCAACTGCCAGAATTATCACTGATCTTTCTTAGCGCTGTGGCTATTGGCATGGCAAAAACAGGTTTGGGCGGTTTCGGTATGCTGACGGTACCGATCATGGCGGGCATTTTCGGGGCTAAGCCTTCAACAGGTATTGTCCTTATTCTTCTGATATTCGCTGATTTTTTTGGTGTCTGGTTTTATCACAAGCATGCCGATATAAAGCTGATCCTGAAACTTTCGCCCAGTACGATCTTTGGTATATTACTGGGGATTCTCATTGGAGACAGAATCAGTGATGCTCAGTTCACGGTTCTGTTGGCGGGAATACTGATCCTCGGTGCATTGGTCATGGGGGCAAACCTAAACAATAATCTAAAAGTCAAACCCAGCTTTCTACTCTCATTAATCACTGGTTCTGTGGCAGGCATTTCAACAATGATCGGCAATTCGGCCGGACCTATCATGTCTATCTACTTTCTTGCTATGGGTTTAGAGAAAAACAGTTTCATCGGCACTGGCGCCTGGTTTTTCCTGTTTGTGAATCTGTTCAAACTACCTTTTCACATATTCATCTGGGAGACTATCGATGTAAAAACTTTCTTGTTTGATCTGGTCCTTATTCCTGCCATTGTCCTTGGTGCCTTTGCGGGGGTCTGGATCGTAAAAAAAATCCCCGAAAAGCCGTACCGTGTGATCGTTATCGTCTCAGTGGTGTTTGCCGCTTTTCAAATGAGCCTGAAGAGTTTTTAGGCTGGCGTCAGCTCACATATTCAAGGCTTTTTTTGAGAAGAAATATCTATTCCTTCATCTACAATTTTCCAGAGATAGAGAGATACAAGTGTTCTATAGGGTTTCCATTTTTCGGAATAAGAAAGCATAGACTCGCGATCCAGATATTTAGCCCGACCGAGAAATAACATCAATCCCTTTTGAATTCCCAAATCATTTAAGGGAAAGACATCAGGGCGATTCAAAGAAAAAATAAGAAACATATCTACTGTCCATTGACCGATACCCCTTACTTGTTTCAACACAGTTCCGACTTCATCGTTCGATAATTCTGTAAGCTTATCTAAACGTATATCTCTATCAACTATTACTTTTGCAAGACCTCGTATATACTCAGTTTTCATTCTTGAAATTCCAACATTTTGAATCACCTCTGCAGGGGTTTTCAAGACTTCTTCTGGAGAAGGATATCGACTTGCATTATAAAGTTCCAGGAAACGATTCTCAATAGTTCCCGCCGCCTTACTGCTCAATTGTTGGTGGATAATTGACCTCAACAAGGATTTAAAGTAATTACGTCTACGTTTCAACGTAATAACACCAAAATGGTCAATTAGAGTTTTCAAGTCATTATCTCTGCTAAGATATTTAACGGCAAGTTTTACATCAAGGTATCGTTCCCCTTGCATTATCCAAGTAGCGGTTGACGATTTAGGTAGAAAAACATAATGCCAAAAATGTATGCACTTCTTTCATCCCGAACGCCTCCCCCG
This sequence is a window from Candidatus Neomarinimicrobiota bacterium. Protein-coding genes within it:
- a CDS encoding sulfite exporter TauE/SafE family protein, with protein sequence MFDIIHSYSLQLPELSLIFLSAVAIGMAKTGLGGFGMLTVPIMAGIFGAKPSTGIVLILLIFADFFGVWFYHKHADIKLILKLSPSTIFGILLGILIGDRISDAQFTVLLAGILILGALVMGANLNNNLKVKPSFLLSLITGSVAGISTMIGNSAGPIMSIYFLAMGLEKNSFIGTGAWFFLFVNLFKLPFHIFIWETIDVKTFLFDLVLIPAIVLGAFAGVWIVKKIPEKPYRVIVIVSVVFAAFQMSLKSF
- a CDS encoding DNA-3-methyladenine glycosylase 2 family protein, with translation MQGERYLDVKLAVKYLSRDNDLKTLIDHFGVITLKRRRNYFKSLLRSIIHQQLSSKAAGTIENRFLELYNASRYPSPEEVLKTPAEVIQNVGISRMKTEYIRGLAKVIVDRDIRLDKLTELSNDEVGTVLKQVRGIGQWTVDMFLIFSLNRPDVFPLNDLGIQKGLMLFLGRAKYLDRESMLSYSEKWKPYRTLVSLYLWKIVDEGIDISSQKKP